ATTTTTCAGTTAACGGCTTCCTAAACCGATCTGCGGCCCGAGATCAGGTTGACCAATATCATGATGACGGCAATCACCAGCAGGACATGAATGAACGAACCGATTGTGTAGCCGCTGATCAT
Above is a window of Candidatus Methylacidiphilales bacterium DNA encoding:
- a CDS encoding lmo0937 family membrane protein, with the translated sequence MLYTIAVILIVLWLLGMISGYTIGSFIHVLLVIAVIMILVNLISGRRSV